In Actinomyces weissii, a genomic segment contains:
- a CDS encoding protoporphyrinogen/coproporphyrinogen oxidase, with protein MVLSPSPRLTDSTHTPQDPGGRARPVHHDAVVVGGGAAGLAAAWELCQHGLRPLLVEARGYTGGLVARGEVAGVALDLGAEGFVLRGTAVSEIAQACGLEVVPPSGGGAHLFLPPLPGATRAPHRHPAGGWELHPFPADSFLGVPADPQAADVRQVLGPHGARRAAQDARLGPLVGTGPQDPADLAAFVRARMGQAVLERLVRPIVAGIHTADPADLAADNVAPGLRDATRRLGSLQAAVAELLAQRRARQGGRTVDVTTVGGLSALTQAMRTAVQEAGGQVRTRTGAQVLRPAASGGWELELTPTGPGPTPSAEPVPTGGPELVSTPLVVVACSAEAAQRLLRGAGVAADLSVPEGSPIARLTLVARSPGLDAAPVGSGLLVAPVSAGTPPVAAKALSHLSRKWPWVGRELRRLHGPHTHALRLSYGRPGQPRPEVSLVQALTDVEALTGVRISPEQVVDHKLVRWDGTLPPISASYLEQARAVVGQAEARPGLGLTGAWVAGSGIASVVAHARAQAARLAATYESRPPEAGTSSIKEEP; from the coding sequence ATGGTCCTGAGCCCGTCCCCCCGCCTGACAGACAGCACCCACACCCCCCAGGACCCCGGGGGCCGCGCCCGCCCCGTGCACCACGACGCCGTCGTCGTCGGTGGTGGCGCCGCTGGCCTGGCAGCCGCCTGGGAGCTGTGCCAGCACGGCCTGCGCCCCCTGCTGGTGGAGGCCCGTGGCTACACCGGCGGCCTGGTGGCACGGGGAGAGGTGGCCGGGGTGGCGCTGGACCTGGGGGCGGAGGGCTTCGTGCTGCGTGGCACCGCGGTCAGCGAGATCGCGCAGGCCTGCGGGCTGGAGGTCGTGCCCCCCAGCGGCGGCGGCGCCCACCTGTTCCTCCCGCCCCTGCCCGGCGCGACCCGTGCGCCCCACAGGCACCCGGCAGGCGGCTGGGAGCTGCACCCCTTCCCCGCAGACTCCTTCCTGGGGGTCCCTGCCGATCCGCAGGCAGCCGACGTACGCCAGGTGCTCGGACCCCACGGGGCGCGCCGGGCCGCCCAGGACGCCCGGCTGGGCCCCCTGGTGGGCACCGGCCCGCAGGACCCTGCCGACCTGGCCGCGTTCGTGCGCGCCCGCATGGGGCAGGCGGTGCTGGAGCGGCTGGTACGCCCCATAGTGGCGGGCATACACACGGCGGACCCCGCCGACCTGGCTGCGGACAACGTGGCCCCCGGACTGCGGGACGCCACCCGCCGTCTGGGCAGCCTGCAGGCGGCCGTGGCCGAGCTGCTGGCGCAGCGACGCGCCCGCCAGGGCGGACGCACCGTGGACGTGACCACCGTGGGCGGCCTCTCCGCCCTGACCCAGGCCATGCGTACCGCCGTCCAGGAAGCTGGCGGGCAGGTCCGCACCCGCACCGGCGCGCAGGTGCTGCGGCCAGCGGCCAGCGGCGGCTGGGAGCTCGAGCTCACTCCCACCGGACCGGGCCCCACCCCCTCGGCGGAGCCCGTGCCCACCGGCGGCCCCGAGCTGGTGAGCACCCCCCTGGTAGTGGTGGCCTGCTCCGCCGAGGCCGCACAGCGCCTGCTGCGGGGGGCCGGGGTGGCGGCGGACCTGTCGGTGCCGGAAGGCTCCCCCATCGCCCGCCTCACCCTGGTGGCCCGCAGCCCGGGCCTGGACGCCGCCCCGGTGGGCTCGGGACTGCTGGTGGCCCCGGTCTCCGCAGGAACCCCTCCGGTAGCGGCCAAGGCCCTGTCGCACCTGAGCCGGAAATGGCCCTGGGTGGGGCGGGAGCTGCGTCGTCTGCACGGACCGCACACCCATGCCTTGCGCCTGTCCTACGGGCGGCCCGGCCAGCCCCGGCCGGAGGTCAGCCTCGTCCAGGCCCTGACGGACGTGGAGGCCTTGACCGGGGTGCGGATCAGCCCGGAGCAGGTGGTGGACCACAAGCTGGTGCGCTGGGACGGCACCCTGCCGCCGATCAGCGCCAGCTACCTGGAACAGGCGCGGGCCGTCGTCGGCCAGGCCGAGGCCCGGCCCGGGCTGGGGCTGACCGGGGCCTGGGTGGCTGGCAGCGGCATAGCCTCGGTGGTGGCGCACGCACGCGCCCAGGCGGCCCGTCTGGCAGCAACCTATGAATCGCGCCCACCGGAAGCGGGCACCAGCAGCATCAAGGAGGAGCCGTGA
- a CDS encoding hydroxymethylbilane synthase, translated as MTPTLTVRLGTRSSALATAQSQMVARDLEAAAARAEVPLQVELVPVRTRGDVDPTSLSRLGGTGVFAAALREALLAGGCDLAVHSFKDLPTAPVPGLTVAAVPLRQDPRDALCARPDLAGRAAPEPGGRAVPGLSEPAGPAPGLGLLPPGARVGTGSPRRAAQLLAARPDLQVVDLRGNVPTRLSRVLGPALSADGSLGAVQEPDLDAVVLALAGLRRLRLEGWASLVLAGTTQQAATTGAPLMLPAPAQGALAVETRTDVAETLPALATALAALDDPAARAAAIAERAVLAGLQAGCAAPVGALAQVEGQRLDLEAAVVSLDGARRVTVREQGPAAQAATLGARAAAALLAQGAAQVADLQATRTPRHQDPRGRA; from the coding sequence GTGACCCCCACGCTGACGGTCAGGCTGGGGACCCGCTCCTCCGCCCTGGCCACCGCCCAGTCCCAGATGGTGGCTCGCGACCTGGAGGCCGCAGCCGCCCGCGCCGAGGTGCCGCTGCAGGTGGAGCTGGTGCCGGTGCGCACACGCGGCGACGTCGACCCCACCTCCCTGTCCCGGCTGGGTGGTACCGGGGTGTTCGCGGCGGCCCTGCGCGAGGCCCTGCTGGCAGGTGGCTGCGACCTGGCCGTCCACTCCTTCAAGGACCTGCCTACCGCGCCCGTACCCGGCCTGACGGTCGCCGCCGTGCCCCTGCGCCAGGACCCGCGCGACGCCCTGTGCGCCCGGCCCGACCTGGCGGGCCGCGCCGCCCCGGAGCCTGGGGGCCGCGCCGTACCGGGCCTCTCGGAGCCTGCCGGACCCGCCCCCGGCCTGGGCCTGCTGCCCCCGGGGGCGCGCGTCGGCACCGGCTCCCCGCGCCGGGCCGCACAGCTGCTGGCCGCGCGCCCCGACCTGCAGGTAGTGGACCTACGAGGCAACGTGCCCACCCGCCTGTCCCGGGTGCTCGGCCCCGCGCTCAGCGCGGACGGCAGCCTGGGAGCCGTGCAAGAGCCGGACCTGGACGCCGTGGTGCTGGCCCTGGCGGGGCTGCGCCGTCTGCGCCTGGAAGGCTGGGCCAGCCTGGTACTGGCGGGCACCACGCAGCAGGCCGCCACCACGGGGGCCCCGCTCATGCTCCCCGCCCCCGCCCAAGGCGCTCTGGCTGTGGAGACCCGCACGGACGTGGCCGAGACGCTCCCTGCCCTGGCTACGGCGCTCGCGGCCCTGGACGATCCAGCGGCCCGGGCGGCGGCCATCGCGGAGCGGGCGGTGCTGGCTGGCCTGCAGGCGGGCTGCGCCGCCCCGGTGGGGGCGCTGGCACAGGTGGAGGGGCAACGGCTGGACCTGGAGGCGGCCGTCGTCTCCCTGGACGGGGCCCGGCGGGTGACCGTCAGGGAGCAGGGCCCAGCCGCGCAGGCGGCCACCCTAGGGGCCCGGGCGGCGGCGGCGCTGCTGGCGCAGGGGGCCGCTCAGGTAGCGGACCTGCAGGCCACGAGGACGCCGCGGCACCAGGACCCCCGGGGGCGGGCGTGA
- a CDS encoding uroporphyrinogen-III synthase, which translates to MSGPLSGCRVLLTRRRAPDRLARALRQAGAQVETVALTRTVSLPGPVRERAQAHLAAGEAAWLLLTSARTVAHLDLGALHPRTRVGAVGEATSQAAQAALGRPVDLVAGGSASSLLAAAELAEPLAGGPGTSRQVLLPGSALSGPHLAQGLRERGWRVEVLPLYTTQTLPPTELPTGLARRYRAGGYDVVVVTAGSGAQALLALLGAPPAGTVLATLGEPSAQAARALGLPVPPTAVAQQPTPDSLVAAVAAVHQPGEQQ; encoded by the coding sequence GTGAGCGGGCCGCTCAGCGGCTGCCGGGTGCTGCTGACCCGCCGCCGGGCACCAGACCGCCTGGCCCGGGCGCTGCGCCAGGCAGGGGCCCAGGTGGAGACGGTGGCCCTGACCCGCACGGTCAGCCTCCCCGGCCCCGTGCGGGAACGGGCGCAGGCGCACCTGGCCGCCGGTGAGGCCGCCTGGCTGCTGCTCACCTCCGCCCGCACGGTGGCGCACCTGGACCTGGGGGCCCTGCACCCGCGCACGCGGGTGGGGGCCGTGGGTGAGGCCACGTCCCAGGCGGCCCAGGCCGCCCTGGGGCGCCCCGTCGACCTGGTGGCTGGTGGAAGCGCGTCCTCCCTGCTAGCAGCCGCAGAGCTGGCGGAGCCGCTGGCAGGCGGACCGGGCACAAGCCGTCAGGTGCTGCTGCCGGGCTCCGCCCTCTCCGGCCCCCACCTGGCCCAGGGGCTGCGGGAAAGGGGCTGGCGGGTGGAGGTGCTGCCCTTGTACACCACGCAGACCCTGCCGCCGACGGAGCTGCCTACCGGGCTGGCCCGGCGCTACCGGGCGGGTGGCTACGACGTCGTGGTGGTCACCGCTGGCTCAGGGGCGCAGGCGCTCCTGGCGCTGCTGGGCGCCCCACCGGCGGGCACGGTGCTGGCTACGCTCGGTGAGCCTAGCGCGCAGGCCGCCCGGGCCCTGGGGCTGCCGGTCCCTCCGACGGCGGTGGCCCAGCAGCCCACCCCCGATTCGCTCGTGGCGGCTGTAGCCGCCGTCCACCAACCAGGAGAGCAGCAATGA
- the hemB gene encoding porphobilinogen synthase, producing the protein MSQIPSTAASFLQDRGVPAPAAPTVRPRRLRATPALRGLVSETQVRPGQLIYPAFVREDITEPQPIAAMPGQLQHTLDSIRREAAACAAAGVGAIDLFGVPATRDAVGSGAWAQEGILNRAVAAVRAEVGDALVVCADTCLDEFTSHGHCGVLRPAGGPRAGEVDNDATLPLYQAMAVAQAEAGAHMVSPSGMMDGQVAAIRTALDATGHEDVSILAYSAKYASAYFGPFREAVGSTLQGDRRSYQQDPANRREGLREALLDVAEGADIVMVKPAGPYLDVLAEVAAHSPVPVAAYQVSGEYAMVEAAAERGWVDRERVIMESVTGIVRAGADSVLTYWARELAERLRAC; encoded by the coding sequence ATGAGCCAGATCCCTTCCACCGCCGCAAGCTTCCTGCAGGACCGGGGCGTGCCCGCACCGGCGGCCCCCACCGTGCGGCCCCGCCGCCTGCGCGCCACCCCGGCCCTGCGGGGCCTGGTTTCGGAGACGCAGGTGCGGCCCGGGCAGCTGATCTACCCAGCCTTCGTGCGTGAGGACATCACGGAGCCGCAGCCCATAGCGGCGATGCCTGGCCAGCTCCAGCACACCCTGGACTCCATCCGCCGGGAGGCGGCCGCCTGCGCTGCCGCCGGGGTGGGGGCGATCGACCTGTTCGGGGTGCCAGCCACCCGGGACGCCGTCGGCTCGGGGGCCTGGGCGCAGGAGGGGATCCTGAACCGGGCGGTGGCGGCGGTGCGGGCGGAGGTGGGTGACGCACTGGTGGTGTGCGCGGACACCTGCCTGGACGAGTTCACCAGCCACGGGCACTGCGGCGTGCTGCGGCCCGCGGGCGGCCCGCGCGCCGGGGAGGTGGACAACGACGCCACCCTGCCCCTGTACCAGGCCATGGCGGTGGCGCAGGCGGAGGCCGGGGCGCACATGGTGTCCCCCTCGGGGATGATGGACGGGCAGGTCGCGGCGATCCGGACGGCCCTGGACGCCACCGGGCACGAGGACGTCAGCATCCTGGCCTACTCCGCCAAGTACGCCTCCGCCTACTTCGGCCCCTTCCGGGAGGCGGTGGGCTCCACATTGCAGGGGGACCGGCGCAGCTACCAGCAGGACCCGGCCAACCGTCGGGAGGGCCTGCGCGAGGCGCTGCTGGACGTGGCTGAGGGGGCCGACATCGTGATGGTCAAGCCTGCCGGCCCCTACCTGGACGTGCTGGCTGAGGTCGCCGCCCACAGCCCGGTGCCGGTGGCCGCCTACCAGGTCAGTGGCGAGTACGCGATGGTGGAGGCCGCCGCCGAACGCGGGTGGGTGGACCGCGAGCGCGTCATCATGGAGTCCGTGACCGGGATCGTGCGGGCCGGGGCGGACAGCGTGCTGACCTACTGGGCCCGTGAGCTCGCCGAGCGCCTGCGGGCCTGCTAG
- the hemL gene encoding glutamate-1-semialdehyde 2,1-aminomutase — MSKQSNAELFDAARRVIPGGVDSPVRAFGAVGGTPSFIASARGAQVTDVEGRSYVDLVGSWGPALLGHAHPTVVQAVQQAASRGLSYGAPTAAETELARLVRRRVPAAERVRFVSTGTEATMTAIRLARGATGRDLVVKFAGCYHGHSDGLLAAAGSGLATGGLPASAGVPAAVTSCTVVLPYNDVPALEDCFAQQGERIAAVITEPAPANMGIVPPAPGFNAAIRRTTSRYGALMIADEVLTGFRVGPAGFWGLEALDGWSSEHPDAARLAAAPSWPTADWRERAAWVPDLFTFGKVVGGGMPLAALGGRSEVMELLAPSGPVYQAGTLSGNPLATAAGLATLELADDSVYAQVAGQAQAVGDLVGAALASAGVPHRVQRAGSLFSVMLGEQAAAVGVRDYEQAKAQETWRFSPFFHAFREAGVALPPSVFEAWFLSAAHGEQELERISLAAPVAARAAAAAGAACSG; from the coding sequence ATGAGCAAGCAGAGCAACGCCGAGCTGTTCGACGCCGCCCGCCGCGTCATCCCGGGGGGTGTGGACTCCCCGGTGCGCGCCTTCGGCGCGGTGGGCGGCACCCCCTCCTTTATCGCCTCGGCCCGGGGCGCCCAGGTCACGGACGTGGAGGGCCGCAGCTACGTGGACCTGGTGGGCTCCTGGGGCCCGGCCCTGCTGGGACACGCCCACCCCACCGTGGTGCAGGCGGTGCAGCAGGCGGCCTCACGCGGCCTGTCCTACGGGGCCCCCACCGCGGCGGAGACGGAACTGGCCCGGCTGGTACGCCGTCGGGTGCCTGCCGCCGAGCGGGTGCGTTTCGTGTCCACGGGCACGGAGGCCACCATGACGGCTATCCGGCTGGCCCGGGGGGCGACCGGCCGGGACCTGGTGGTGAAGTTCGCGGGCTGCTACCACGGGCACTCTGACGGCCTGCTGGCCGCTGCGGGCTCGGGACTGGCCACCGGGGGGCTGCCTGCCAGCGCAGGAGTGCCTGCCGCCGTCACCTCCTGCACGGTGGTCCTGCCGTACAACGACGTGCCCGCCTTGGAGGACTGCTTCGCGCAGCAGGGGGAGCGGATCGCCGCCGTGATCACCGAGCCTGCCCCAGCCAACATGGGGATCGTGCCGCCTGCGCCTGGTTTCAACGCGGCGATCCGGCGTACCACCTCCCGGTACGGCGCCTTGATGATCGCTGACGAGGTACTTACGGGATTCCGGGTGGGGCCGGCCGGGTTCTGGGGGCTGGAGGCGCTGGACGGCTGGTCCAGCGAGCACCCTGACGCAGCACGCCTGGCCGCCGCCCCCAGCTGGCCGACGGCGGACTGGCGGGAGCGGGCCGCCTGGGTGCCGGACCTGTTCACCTTCGGGAAGGTGGTGGGCGGGGGGATGCCGCTGGCGGCCCTGGGCGGGCGCTCGGAGGTCATGGAGCTGCTGGCACCGTCGGGGCCCGTCTACCAGGCGGGAACACTCTCCGGCAACCCCTTGGCGACGGCGGCCGGCCTGGCCACCCTGGAGCTGGCTGACGACTCCGTGTACGCGCAGGTCGCCGGTCAGGCCCAGGCAGTGGGCGACCTGGTGGGGGCGGCACTGGCCTCTGCGGGCGTACCCCACCGGGTGCAGCGGGCCGGGTCCTTGTTCTCCGTGATGCTGGGGGAGCAGGCGGCCGCCGTCGGGGTGCGGGACTACGAGCAGGCCAAGGCGCAGGAGACCTGGCGGTTCAGCCCGTTCTTCCATGCCTTCAGGGAGGCGGGGGTGGCTCTGCCGCCTTCCGTGTTCGAGGCCTGGTTCCTGTCCGCGGCCCACGGCGAGCAGGAGCTGGAGCGGATATCTTTGGCGGCACCGGTGGCAGCACGAGCAGCCGCCGCGGCCGGAGCCGCCTGCTCCGGGTGA
- a CDS encoding APC family permease, whose translation MTIQTAAHKAPVHTVGTDHTPASPRALAWQHLALMSFAVVWGFSNVVTNFANQGLSVIFSWIIIMAAYFLPYTLMVGEMGAGFPEARSGVAAWIRSTLGSGWAYLCGWTYWVVHIPYLAYKPLSLLVAADWATQGAGGTLARYPVWGVQLAALLVLLGFIWLATRGIRPVKVLGTAAGAASFLMGLLYILLMLAAPALRSAQVATPRMTSLSTYLPHLDLSYFTSIALLVVAVGGAEKLSPYAASMRDSRRGFPQGLIAMAMLVAFSAVLGSLAMGMMFDVNHMDAKTLADFKTNGQYLAFQKLGQYYGVGNAFMVAQATANLVVHAAILLISIDAPLRMMLAEADERHVPQALRRLNEHGAPVNGYLLTAALVAPLLLLPVLGVDSLTELFTDLLDLNAVVMPMRYLFVFVAFIAMRRLVRRPALGPDTRLVRSDRLAVAMGAWCFVFTVLACLLGMIPVNVPFGTASWWGKLALNLVTPLALVSLGLIMPLIAERQLGLPRR comes from the coding sequence ATGACTATCCAGACCGCTGCCCACAAAGCCCCCGTACACACCGTGGGCACAGACCACACGCCAGCAAGCCCGCGGGCGCTGGCCTGGCAGCACCTGGCCCTGATGAGCTTTGCTGTGGTCTGGGGATTCAGCAACGTCGTCACCAACTTTGCCAACCAGGGACTGTCGGTCATTTTCTCCTGGATCATCATTATGGCGGCATACTTCCTGCCCTACACGCTGATGGTCGGCGAGATGGGCGCAGGGTTCCCGGAGGCCAGGTCCGGGGTGGCGGCCTGGATCCGTTCCACCCTAGGCTCCGGATGGGCCTATCTGTGCGGATGGACTTATTGGGTGGTACACATTCCCTACCTGGCGTACAAGCCACTGTCCCTGCTGGTGGCGGCGGACTGGGCGACCCAGGGCGCGGGCGGCACGCTTGCACGCTATCCGGTGTGGGGCGTGCAGCTGGCGGCGCTGCTGGTGCTTCTGGGTTTCATCTGGCTGGCCACCAGAGGCATCCGCCCCGTGAAGGTGCTGGGGACCGCCGCCGGGGCCGCCTCCTTCCTGATGGGCCTGCTGTACATCCTGCTGATGCTTGCCGCGCCTGCCCTGCGTAGCGCGCAGGTGGCGACCCCACGCATGACCTCCCTATCCACCTACCTACCGCACCTGGACCTGAGCTACTTCACGAGCATCGCCCTGCTGGTGGTGGCCGTGGGTGGCGCCGAGAAGCTCTCCCCCTACGCGGCCAGCATGCGGGACTCCCGCCGAGGTTTCCCCCAGGGGCTGATCGCGATGGCCATGCTGGTGGCCTTCTCAGCGGTGCTGGGCTCCCTGGCCATGGGCATGATGTTTGACGTCAACCACATGGATGCTAAGACGCTGGCCGACTTCAAGACCAACGGCCAGTACCTGGCTTTCCAGAAGCTCGGGCAGTACTACGGCGTCGGCAACGCCTTTATGGTGGCGCAGGCGACGGCGAACCTGGTGGTGCACGCGGCGATCCTGCTGATCTCGATCGACGCACCGCTGCGGATGATGCTGGCCGAGGCCGATGAGCGGCACGTGCCACAGGCGCTGCGTAGGCTCAATGAGCACGGTGCCCCGGTCAACGGCTACCTGCTGACGGCGGCGCTGGTCGCGCCGCTGCTACTGCTGCCCGTCTTGGGGGTGGACAGCCTGACGGAGCTGTTCACGGACCTGCTGGACCTTAACGCCGTGGTTATGCCCATGCGCTACCTGTTCGTGTTCGTGGCGTTTATCGCCATGCGCAGGCTGGTGCGGCGCCCCGCCCTGGGGCCTGACACGCGCCTGGTGCGCTCCGACCGGTTGGCGGTGGCCATGGGGGCGTGGTGCTTCGTGTTCACGGTGCTGGCCTGCTTGCTGGGGATGATTCCGGTCAACGTGCCTTTCGGGACGGCTTCCTGGTGGGGCAAGCTGGCGCTGAACCTGGTGACTCCGCTGGCCCTGGTCAGCCTGGGACTGATAATGCCGCTCATCGCAGAGCGCCAGCTAGGCCTCCCCCGCCGCTAA
- a CDS encoding metal ABC transporter solute-binding protein, Zn/Mn family: MLISRRSALISGSAALAVTLAACATGKKTDATPAADASSGATKSGKLTIVATTGYLGDAAKNIAPDAEITVLVGPGGDPHTQELSTKDTEKLGSADVVLWTSHDMEHHMRDQLDKLGSKQVPAAEAIPESDLLPWEEDGKVEGFDPHVWNSPDNWKHVVTACAKKIAEIDPGNAATYTANAEAYNKKIDEAKEAARKVLEPIPAENRYLVTGHDAFNYLGKTYDIKIKATDFVSSDSEMSAEDIEELATLIAEKKIPVIFQDNLKNPEAINHVKDAVKAKGWDVEVSDKPLYADSLGEAAPVDTYLGVFEYNAQAIAEALTPKA, encoded by the coding sequence ATGCTGATCTCCCGCCGTTCCGCCCTGATCTCCGGCTCAGCCGCCCTGGCCGTCACCCTGGCCGCCTGCGCCACCGGCAAGAAGACCGACGCCACCCCCGCCGCGGACGCCAGCAGCGGCGCCACGAAGTCCGGCAAGCTCACCATCGTCGCCACCACCGGCTACCTGGGCGACGCCGCCAAGAACATCGCCCCCGACGCCGAGATCACCGTCCTGGTGGGCCCCGGCGGCGACCCGCACACCCAGGAGCTCAGCACCAAGGACACTGAGAAGCTCGGCAGCGCCGACGTCGTGCTGTGGACCAGCCACGACATGGAGCACCACATGCGCGACCAGCTGGACAAGCTCGGCAGCAAGCAGGTCCCCGCCGCAGAGGCCATCCCCGAGTCCGACCTGCTGCCCTGGGAGGAGGACGGCAAGGTGGAGGGCTTCGACCCGCACGTGTGGAACTCCCCCGACAACTGGAAGCACGTCGTCACCGCCTGCGCCAAGAAGATCGCCGAGATCGACCCGGGCAACGCCGCCACCTACACCGCCAACGCGGAGGCCTACAACAAGAAGATCGACGAGGCCAAGGAGGCCGCCCGCAAGGTCCTGGAGCCGATCCCCGCCGAGAACCGCTACCTGGTCACCGGCCACGACGCCTTCAACTACCTGGGCAAGACCTACGACATCAAGATCAAGGCCACTGACTTCGTCTCCTCCGACTCCGAGATGAGCGCCGAGGACATCGAGGAGCTGGCCACCCTGATCGCCGAGAAGAAGATCCCCGTGATCTTCCAGGACAACCTGAAGAACCCCGAGGCCATCAACCACGTCAAGGACGCCGTCAAGGCCAAGGGCTGGGACGTGGAGGTCTCCGACAAGCCGCTGTACGCCGACTCCCTGGGCGAGGCCGCCCCGGTGGACACCTACCTGGGGGTCTTCGAGTACAACGCGCAGGCCATCGCCGAGGCCCTCACCCCGAAGGCCTGA
- a CDS encoding metal ABC transporter ATP-binding protein → MLNTASNSYPLQVTGLSVAYQDRLALKRVDVHVPAGHTMAVIGPNGAGKSTLVKAAMGLVPALTGQVSFFGTSLDEARRKVAYMPQAAEVDWDFPTTVRDVVTMGTYGRLGWFRRPGAREREAVDAALEAAGITDLADRQISHLSGGQKQRAFVARTLVQDPELYIMDEPFAGVDVASEKAITKVLTNLRAAGKTVVVVHHDLATVRSFCTWATILNQGELVACGPLEESFTHDNLHRAYGLTEETLGGAHPQDRTHAGLGGRS, encoded by the coding sequence GTGCTAAACACTGCCAGCAACTCCTATCCCCTGCAGGTAACCGGCCTGTCCGTCGCCTACCAGGACCGTCTAGCCCTGAAACGGGTGGACGTGCACGTGCCTGCCGGGCACACCATGGCGGTTATCGGCCCTAACGGCGCCGGCAAGTCCACCCTGGTTAAGGCCGCCATGGGGCTGGTGCCTGCCCTCACCGGCCAGGTGAGCTTCTTTGGTACCTCCCTGGACGAGGCGCGCCGCAAGGTGGCCTACATGCCCCAGGCCGCAGAGGTGGACTGGGACTTCCCCACCACCGTGCGCGACGTCGTCACCATGGGCACCTACGGGCGCCTGGGCTGGTTCCGCCGCCCGGGGGCAAGGGAGCGGGAGGCGGTGGACGCCGCCCTGGAGGCCGCGGGCATCACCGACCTGGCGGACCGGCAGATCTCGCACCTGTCCGGGGGGCAGAAGCAGCGGGCCTTCGTGGCACGCACCCTGGTGCAGGACCCGGAGCTGTACATCATGGACGAGCCTTTCGCGGGTGTGGACGTGGCCTCTGAGAAGGCCATAACCAAGGTGCTCACGAACCTGCGGGCTGCTGGCAAGACCGTGGTGGTGGTGCACCACGACCTGGCCACGGTGCGCAGCTTCTGCACCTGGGCCACCATCCTGAACCAGGGCGAGCTGGTGGCTTGCGGCCCTCTGGAGGAGTCCTTCACCCATGACAACCTGCACCGTGCCTACGGCCTGACCGAGGAGACCCTGGGTGGTGCCCATCCCCAGGACCGGACCCACGCGGGCCTAGGGGGGCGCTCATGA
- a CDS encoding metal ABC transporter permease: protein MSGVVAALALLTALATSSLLGPGLLDVVAAAAAGLGQELAVLPAAFPGLSVTLLGDAVHHLAVGSLPAAPTLVSPADFLSTYTYRTMAVGTTAVGTTSGALGAFLYLHKQSLVSDVIGHSAALGVTGAFIVATAVLGIDGRSMLVLTIGSVIASTAAVLLANWIARSSRVGVDAAMATCLALFYGGGIVLFRVIVHSNLRNRGGIDKYMFGNAATLTTDDMVTIAVLGALALALMLVFWKELKVYTFDPVLAATSGFSPRLLSPLLLGTATLAIVIGIKAVGLILMIAFAIMPAAAARQWTGHLWSMVGLSAAFGGIGGLGGSYLAVNLGKVPTGPVVVIVLFLVLAVSLLAAPDRSLLQRRRARAAQRRRLLAEVEEVA from the coding sequence ATGAGCGGGGTGGTCGCGGCCCTAGCCTTGCTGACGGCGCTGGCAACCTCCAGCCTGCTGGGGCCAGGCCTGCTCGACGTCGTCGCCGCTGCCGCAGCCGGTCTCGGGCAGGAGCTGGCGGTGCTGCCCGCAGCCTTTCCCGGCCTGAGCGTCACCCTCCTAGGTGACGCCGTGCACCACCTGGCCGTCGGCAGCCTGCCCGCTGCCCCCACCCTGGTCTCACCTGCCGACTTCCTGAGCACCTACACGTACCGGACGATGGCGGTGGGCACGACCGCGGTGGGCACCACCTCCGGGGCGCTAGGGGCCTTCCTGTACCTGCACAAGCAGTCGCTGGTCTCGGACGTGATCGGGCACAGCGCCGCCCTGGGGGTCACTGGGGCCTTTATCGTGGCTACCGCCGTGCTGGGGATCGACGGGCGCTCCATGCTGGTGCTGACCATCGGCTCGGTGATCGCCTCCACCGCCGCGGTACTGCTGGCCAACTGGATCGCCCGCAGCTCCCGGGTGGGGGTGGACGCTGCTATGGCCACCTGCCTGGCCCTGTTCTACGGCGGCGGGATCGTGCTGTTCCGGGTGATCGTGCACTCCAACCTGCGCAACCGTGGGGGCATCGACAAGTACATGTTCGGCAACGCCGCCACGCTGACCACTGACGACATGGTCACCATCGCGGTCCTGGGGGCGCTGGCGCTGGCGCTGATGCTGGTGTTCTGGAAGGAGCTGAAGGTCTACACCTTCGACCCGGTGCTGGCTGCCACCTCCGGCTTCTCGCCGCGTCTGCTGAGCCCCCTGCTGCTGGGGACGGCCACCTTGGCCATCGTTATCGGGATCAAGGCGGTGGGGCTGATCCTGATGATCGCCTTCGCGATCATGCCGGCGGCGGCCGCCCGCCAGTGGACGGGGCACCTGTGGTCCATGGTGGGGCTGTCAGCCGCCTTCGGGGGGATCGGGGGCCTGGGAGGCTCCTACCTGGCCGTGAACCTGGGCAAGGTGCCTACCGGCCCGGTGGTGGTGATCGTCCTGTTCTTGGTGCTGGCGGTGTCCTTGCTGGCCGCGCCGGACCGGTCCTTGCTGCAACGACGTCGAGCCCGGGCGGCGCAGCGCCGTCGGCTGCTCGCTGAGGTGGAGGAGGTAGCCTGA